The following are encoded in a window of Artemia franciscana chromosome 5, ASM3288406v1, whole genome shotgun sequence genomic DNA:
- the LOC136027055 gene encoding CDGSH iron-sulfur domain-containing protein 3, mitochondrial-like, producing MKMSLLRRIISCSAKHARYASDTAKKQPILKNIELPVKNAMEPLISEHLQQEKGRIYSSKPFQMKCIEGKKYYWCSCGWSKNQPLCDGSHKNPHYKAKLKPVLFTIEKTQDVWLCNCKHTGHRPFCDGTCETEEFKAKVK from the exons catgCTAGATATGCTTCAGACACAGCAAAAAAGCAACCtatattgaaaaacattgaactACCAGTCAAAAATGCCATGGAGCCTTTAATTTCCGAGCACCTACAACAAGAAAAAGGAAGAATCTACAGCAGCAAgccttttcaaatgaaatgtaTTGAAGGGAAGAAATACTATTGGTGTAGCTGTGGCTGGAGTAAAAACCAG cctcTTTGCGACGGTTCCCACAAGAATCCACATTATAAGGCCAAGCTCAAGCCAGTTCTCTTTACCATTGAAAAAACACAAGATGTTTGGCTTTGCAATTGCAAGCATACTGGTCATCGGCCCTTCTGTGATGGGACGTGTGAAACGGAAGAATTCAAGGCCaaagttaaataa